From the Purpureocillium takamizusanense chromosome 6, complete sequence genome, one window contains:
- the ATP1 gene encoding Alpha subunit of the F1 sector of mitochondrial F1F0 ATP synthase (COG:C~EggNog:ENOG503NUHW), whose amino-acid sequence MFRNALRQSTRAVGAVSAAGRVAAVRNAAPAAVAMQARSYAADTKASPTEVSSILEQRIRGVQEESGLAETGRVLSVGDGIARVHGLSNVQAEELVEFSSGVKGMCMNLEAGQVGVVLFGSDRLVREGQTVKRTGEIVDVPVGPEMLGRVVDALGNPIDGKGPINTKEKRRAQLKAPGILPRKSVNQPVQTGFKSVDAMVPIGRGQRELIIGDRQTGKTAVGLDTILNQKRWNDGNDETKKLYCVYVAVGQKRSTVAQLVKTLEENDAMKYSIVVAATASEAAPLQYIAPFTGASLGEWFRDNGKHSLVIYDDLSKQAVAYRQMSLLLRRPPGREAYPGDVFYLHSRLLERAAKLNNDHGGGSMTALPIIETQGGDVSAYIPTNVISITDGQIFLESELFYKGVRPAINVGLSVSRVGSAAQLKAMKQVAGSLKLFLAQYREVAAFAQFGSDLDAATKQTLARGERLTELLKQKQYSPMAVNEMVPLIFAGVNGYLDTVPVDKILQWESDYLAHLKANESDLLATLEKEGAISKELEGRLKEVTTSFIKSFLG is encoded by the exons ATGTTCCGGAACGCCCTCCGACAGTCCACGCGTGCCGTGGGCGCCGTCTCTGCCGCCGGCAGGGTCGCCGCG GTCCGAAAtgccgcacccgccgccgtggccatgcAGGCCCGATCCtacgccgccgacaccaagGCCTCGCCGACCGAGGTCTCGTCCATTCTCGAGCAGCGAATTCGTGGTGTCCAGGAGGAGTCTGGCCTCGCTGAGACCGGCCGCGTCCTTTCCGTCGG TGACGGTATCGCCCGTGTCCATGGTCTGTCCAACGTCCAGGCTGAGGAGCTGGTTGA GTTCTCCTCTGGCGTCAAGGGCATGTGCATGaacctcgaggccggccaggtCGGTGTTGTGCTGTTCGGCTCTGACCGTCTTGTCCGTGAGGGTCAGACTGTCAAGCGTACCGGCGAGATT GTCGACGTCCCCGTCGGCCCCGAGATGCTTGGTCGTGTCGTCGATGCTCTCGGCAACCCCATTGACGGCAAGGGCCCCATCAACACCAAGGAgaagcgccgcgcccagctcAAGGCTCCCGGCATTCTACCCCGCAAGTCTGTCAACCAGCCCGTGCAGACCGGCTTCAagtccgtcgacgccatggtTCCCATCGGCCGTGGTCAGCGTGAGTTGATCATCGGTGACCGTCAGACCGGCAAGACCGCTGTCGGCCTCGACACTATCCTCAACCAGAAGCGCTGGAACGATGGCAACGACGAGACCAAGAAGCTTTACTGCGTCTacgtcgccgttggccagAAGCGATCTACCGTTGCCCAGCTCGTCAAGACCCTTGAGGAGAACGACGCCATGAAGtactccatcgtcgtcgccgctaCCGCCTCTGAGGCCGCTCCCCTCCAGTACATTGCCCCGTTTACTG GTGCTTCGCTCGGGGAGTGGTTCCGAGATAATGGCAAGCACTCTCTCGTCATCTACGACGATCTGTCGAAGCAGGCCGTTGCCTACCGTCAAATGTCTCTGTTGCTCCGTCGTCCCCCTGGCCGTGAGGCTTACCCGGGTGACGTCTTCTACCTGCACTCCCGTCTGCTGGAGCGTGCCGCCAAGCTCAACAACGACCACGGTGGCGGCTCCATGACTGCCCTGCCCATCATCGAGACCCAGGGCGGTGACGTGTCTGCCTACATTCCCACCAACGTCATTTCCATTACCGACGGCCAGATCTTCCTCGAGTCCGAGCTCTTCTACAAGGGTGTCCGCcccgccatcaacgtcggTCTGTCCGTCTCGCGTGTCggctccgccgcccagctcaaggccatgaaGCAGGTCGCTGGTTCTCTGAAGCTCTTCTTGGCCCAGTACCGTGAggtcgccgccttcgcccagTTCGGTTCCGACCTGGACGCTGCCACCAAGCAGACACTGGCCCGTGGTGAGCGCCTGACGGAGCTCCTGAAGCAGAAGCAGTACTCGCCCATGGCCGTCAACGAGATGGTTCCCCTCATCTTCGCCGGTGTCAACGGCTACCTCGACACCGTCCCCGTCGACAAGATCCTCCAGTGGGAGTCTGACTACCTTGCCCACCTCAAGGCCAACGAGTCGGACCTGCTCGCCACGCTCGAGAAGGAGGGTGCCATCAGcaaggagctggagggcCGCCTCAAGGAGGTCACGACTTCCTTCATCAAGAGCTTCCTCGGCTAA